Proteins co-encoded in one uncultured Draconibacterium sp. genomic window:
- a CDS encoding sugar-binding domain-containing protein has protein sequence MKSILNYLLIVAIAVLAACTKPEVAEINLAGEWTVKLDSTNVGVSEGWAEQTLDGTPVQMPGTLDDAGLGKENTQEPVMDNSVMWGLTRKHQYIGKAWYQKEVDIPANWEGKNIELELERVIWQSQVFVDGKLIDKQESLIASHRHNLSSSLTPGKHIITVCIDNSNIYPLINAQSDKYPDPINQDLAHSYTNHTQIKWNGVIGDIKLTASATGKIEDLQVYSNVVEGTIKATFKNLSNAENLNYQILTTVGEVVAEGVIEKGAEAITLQKPEGVELWDEFNPNLYDFKVIAGTENTTARFGYSQIAKDGGVLTLNGKRIFLRGNLECVIFPLTGHPPMEKEDWAKLIAQAKAYGLNHLRFHSWCPPAAAFEAADEAGFYYQVELPHWSLHFGEDEKTTTFLLNEADRILSDYGNHPSFVLMALGNELEGDADLLNSTVADLRAKDNRHLFMTTTYSFQYPLGTIAQPEDDFFVTQKTDKGWVRGQGIFNEQYPNFNEDYTATSEHVPVPLISHEIGQYSVYPDMSEIEKYTGVLKPLNFMAVRNELEKNGLLELADKFTYASGKLAAILYKEEIERALKTPAFDGFQLLQLQDFPGQGTALVGLLNAFWESKGVISAEEFREFNAEVVPLIRFEKAVYEDGETFNASLEVANFFQEMKGQTIDWTIVNEAGETIHSGTENDIDLKLGNNGNLGKIEFKVNAEKAEKLMINVALNGTDYKNSWPIWVYPKEAKLSSDKVVITTSLQKAKQELEKGNTVLVNPDYKKLKGIAGRFVPVFWSPVHFPNQPSSMGLLMDESHAAFNDFPTSEYTDWQWWDLCLKSKSLIVDGLDVTPIVRVIDNFVTNHHLTNVFETKVGEGKLVYSSIDLMSNLDERPVARQLRSSLLQYMESAAFNPSGSVAVDDLDFTDTSTKKQFEASDIYND, from the coding sequence ATGAAGTCGATATTGAATTATTTATTAATTGTTGCAATAGCTGTTTTGGCAGCTTGTACAAAACCTGAAGTCGCGGAAATCAATCTGGCAGGAGAGTGGACCGTAAAACTCGACTCCACAAATGTTGGAGTGAGCGAAGGTTGGGCAGAACAAACACTTGATGGCACGCCAGTTCAAATGCCCGGCACACTCGATGATGCAGGACTTGGAAAAGAGAATACGCAGGAACCTGTGATGGATAACAGTGTGATGTGGGGACTGACCCGTAAACATCAGTACATCGGAAAAGCATGGTACCAGAAGGAAGTTGATATTCCTGCAAACTGGGAAGGAAAAAACATTGAGTTGGAACTGGAGCGGGTAATCTGGCAATCGCAGGTTTTTGTTGATGGCAAACTGATTGATAAACAAGAAAGTTTGATTGCATCACATCGCCATAATTTAAGTTCGTCGCTCACACCGGGGAAACACATTATAACGGTTTGTATCGACAACTCGAATATTTATCCGCTGATTAATGCGCAAAGCGACAAGTACCCTGATCCAATCAATCAGGATCTGGCACATTCGTACACCAATCACACCCAAATTAAATGGAACGGTGTAATTGGTGATATTAAATTGACCGCCTCAGCAACCGGAAAAATTGAGGATTTACAGGTGTATTCTAATGTTGTCGAAGGAACGATAAAGGCTACTTTTAAGAATCTTTCCAATGCTGAAAATCTGAACTATCAAATTCTGACAACAGTAGGGGAAGTTGTTGCCGAAGGTGTTATTGAAAAAGGTGCCGAAGCAATCACACTGCAAAAACCTGAAGGAGTGGAACTCTGGGATGAATTCAATCCCAATTTGTATGATTTTAAGGTGATTGCCGGAACTGAAAATACCACTGCAAGATTTGGCTACAGTCAGATTGCGAAAGATGGTGGAGTGCTTACTTTAAATGGTAAACGAATCTTTTTGCGCGGAAACCTCGAATGTGTGATTTTTCCGTTAACCGGTCATCCGCCTATGGAAAAAGAAGATTGGGCAAAATTGATTGCACAGGCCAAAGCTTACGGTTTAAATCATTTGCGTTTCCACTCGTGGTGTCCGCCGGCTGCTGCTTTTGAAGCTGCCGACGAGGCCGGATTTTATTACCAGGTAGAATTGCCACACTGGAGTTTGCATTTTGGTGAAGATGAAAAAACAACTACGTTTTTATTAAACGAAGCAGACCGTATATTGAGCGATTATGGAAATCATCCGTCGTTTGTTTTAATGGCTTTGGGTAACGAGTTGGAAGGCGATGCCGACTTGCTGAATTCCACAGTAGCAGATCTGCGTGCAAAAGATAATCGTCATTTATTCATGACAACCACATACTCGTTTCAATATCCGTTGGGAACGATCGCTCAACCTGAAGATGACTTTTTTGTAACCCAAAAAACCGATAAAGGCTGGGTTCGCGGACAAGGTATCTTTAATGAGCAGTATCCTAATTTTAATGAAGATTATACTGCAACCAGCGAGCATGTTCCGGTTCCGTTAATTTCGCACGAAATCGGGCAATATTCGGTTTATCCCGATATGTCGGAGATTGAAAAATATACAGGAGTTCTCAAGCCGTTAAATTTTATGGCTGTTCGTAATGAACTGGAGAAAAACGGATTACTGGAACTGGCTGATAAGTTTACTTATGCATCAGGAAAACTGGCTGCAATACTTTATAAAGAAGAGATTGAACGTGCTTTAAAAACTCCAGCATTTGATGGTTTTCAGTTGTTGCAACTGCAGGATTTCCCCGGACAGGGAACGGCTTTGGTTGGTTTGCTGAATGCTTTCTGGGAATCGAAAGGAGTGATCAGTGCTGAAGAATTCCGAGAGTTTAATGCTGAAGTGGTTCCACTCATTCGGTTTGAAAAAGCTGTTTATGAAGATGGTGAAACATTTAACGCATCGCTGGAGGTTGCCAACTTCTTTCAAGAAATGAAAGGACAAACAATTGATTGGACAATTGTAAACGAAGCCGGTGAAACGATACATTCGGGAACCGAAAACGATATAGATTTAAAGTTGGGCAACAACGGTAATTTGGGAAAAATAGAATTTAAAGTAAATGCCGAAAAAGCTGAAAAGTTAATGATCAATGTAGCATTAAACGGCACCGACTATAAAAACAGCTGGCCGATTTGGGTGTATCCGAAAGAGGCAAAACTTAGCTCTGACAAAGTAGTTATAACAACATCTTTACAAAAAGCAAAGCAAGAACTGGAGAAAGGAAATACAGTGCTGGTAAATCCGGATTATAAAAAACTGAAAGGTATTGCCGGTCGCTTTGTCCCGGTGTTCTGGAGTCCGGTGCATTTCCCGAATCAACCGAGTTCAATGGGCTTGTTGATGGATGAAAGCCATGCGGCATTTAACGATTTTCCAACCAGTGAATATACCGATTGGCAATGGTGGGATTTGTGTCTCAAATCGAAGTCATTAATTGTTGATGGTTTGGATGTGACCCCAATTGTTCGGGTGATTGATAATTTTGTAACCAACCACCATTTGACCAATGTTTTTGAAACAAAAGTAGGCGAGGGTAAACTGGTGTATTCTTCCATCGATTTGATGAGTAATCTCGACGAGCGTCCTGTTGCACGACAGCTACGTTCGAGCTTATTACAATACATGGAGAGTGCCGCTTTTAATCCCTCTGGCTCTGTTGCTGTTGATGATCTTGATTTTACCGACACATCAACTAAAAAACAATTTGAGGCGTCGGATATTTATAACGATTAG
- a CDS encoding DUF5107 domain-containing protein codes for MNAKVKAEIKKLMIPTYELGKSEINPVFFEKRVYQGSSGKVYPVPFIDKVYDHKVDKNYQAATLENEFVKLVMLPEIGGRIFEAQDKTNNDYNFFYQQKVIKPALVGLAGPWISGGVEFNWPQHHRPGTYLPTDVYIEEEADGARTIWMSEYDPMYRLKGMHGIRIRPNSALVELRGRLFNRTPLTQNFLWWANVAVEVHKDYQSFFPPDVHYVADHAVRAQSSFPFAENDYYGIPYHERPGRNDLRNYNNIPVPTSYMVCDTKYDFFGGYDFKEDGGFIHVANRHIAPGKKQWTWGSEDFGRAWDRELTDEGGPYFELMAGVYTDNQPDFTYLLPYETKTFSQFWWSYKKLGPVQNANKDLAIRFEIQQGNKLDLGVAASRKFENLKFILVIGNEKQVFENKAVSPENPWKDNTIQFEAEQENSISLVVVDEQGKELIAYHHREVPKERNRKLAFEPKQPEEIESANELELIGEHLELYRHPTRYPEPYWQEAIKKDPKSYKSYIALGRVELKNGKFAEAEKNFRTAIDIMTTYHPNPASGEAHYFCGLACSLQSRKEEAYGLFYKSTWNFEWRASAYYQLATLDCLKADYETALEHLEASLDTNRQNNKAYILKAVILKNQGDKAAAKSVLAELFKTDALDQWAKFELATLSGDYTDFIASSRNDAQTIIDIAFDYAEAGFYAEAIDVIELHHKNEIPECAVPNPMAKAVMTEFVLAWLYELNGNSAVASEILNKTKSASCDYVFPSRVYEQLVLEWALQIDKENTVAAFGLGNYYFNLKRHKDAINVWQQAADANSNYGTLYRNLGIAYWNTFEDGEKARAAFLKAVELAPEDMRVRYEFDQLRKKLNDDPKERLQDLLAIKEQIVTRDDFSVELAALYNFNGEYNYAMHLLKNRNFHPWEGGEGQVLRQFTYACLKLGQQALKDGDAETALAWFQKSMDTPDNLGEKYHPLQAVAHINYWKGMALKALGKTEEANKHFLASTNEEGDFIDMAVSAYSELSYYKALSLNELGKIKEAQQLLTEIGKFGEAKLSEKAQIDYFATSLPLLLVFEDDIQKRNTIDAKYLIALAQIGLGDMKNAEANLKDVLKLNSMHVGAKDLLEQISANVLG; via the coding sequence ATGAATGCTAAGGTGAAGGCAGAAATAAAGAAATTGATGATCCCAACCTACGAATTGGGAAAATCAGAAATAAACCCCGTGTTCTTTGAAAAAAGAGTTTACCAGGGATCATCGGGTAAAGTGTATCCGGTGCCGTTTATCGATAAGGTTTACGATCATAAAGTAGATAAAAACTACCAGGCCGCAACGCTCGAAAATGAGTTTGTGAAACTGGTAATGTTGCCGGAGATTGGAGGACGAATATTTGAAGCACAAGATAAAACCAACAACGATTATAACTTTTTCTACCAGCAAAAAGTGATTAAACCGGCACTGGTTGGTTTGGCCGGTCCGTGGATTAGTGGAGGTGTTGAGTTTAACTGGCCGCAGCACCACCGCCCGGGAACTTATCTGCCAACGGATGTATATATTGAAGAGGAAGCCGATGGCGCCAGAACAATCTGGATGTCGGAATACGACCCGATGTACCGATTGAAAGGGATGCACGGAATTCGTATTCGTCCTAACAGTGCATTGGTTGAATTGCGCGGACGCTTGTTTAACCGCACACCGTTAACACAAAACTTTTTATGGTGGGCTAATGTGGCCGTTGAGGTGCACAAAGATTATCAAAGCTTTTTCCCGCCTGATGTACATTACGTGGCCGACCATGCAGTGCGTGCACAAAGTAGTTTCCCGTTTGCTGAAAACGATTATTACGGCATTCCATACCACGAAAGACCGGGCAGAAACGACTTGCGTAATTACAACAATATTCCGGTGCCAACCAGTTACATGGTTTGCGATACAAAATACGATTTCTTTGGAGGTTATGATTTTAAAGAAGACGGTGGTTTTATCCACGTGGCGAATCGTCATATTGCGCCGGGAAAGAAACAGTGGACCTGGGGAAGTGAAGATTTCGGCCGTGCATGGGATCGCGAACTGACCGATGAAGGCGGACCATATTTCGAGTTGATGGCAGGCGTTTACACCGATAATCAGCCCGATTTTACCTACCTGCTTCCTTATGAAACAAAAACATTCTCGCAATTCTGGTGGAGCTATAAAAAACTGGGTCCGGTACAAAATGCCAACAAAGACCTGGCGATCCGTTTTGAGATTCAGCAGGGAAATAAACTGGACTTGGGTGTGGCAGCAAGCCGTAAATTCGAGAATCTGAAATTTATCCTGGTAATTGGAAACGAAAAGCAGGTTTTTGAGAACAAAGCCGTTTCTCCTGAAAATCCATGGAAAGACAATACAATACAATTTGAAGCCGAACAGGAGAATTCAATTTCGTTGGTTGTAGTTGATGAGCAAGGAAAAGAATTAATCGCTTACCATCATCGCGAAGTTCCGAAAGAACGCAACCGCAAACTGGCATTTGAACCAAAACAACCTGAGGAAATTGAAAGTGCCAACGAGCTGGAATTAATTGGCGAACACCTCGAGTTGTATCGTCATCCGACCCGTTACCCGGAACCTTACTGGCAGGAAGCCATTAAAAAAGATCCGAAGAGCTACAAATCATACATCGCTTTAGGCCGCGTTGAGCTTAAAAACGGCAAGTTCGCCGAAGCTGAAAAGAACTTCAGAACTGCCATTGATATCATGACCACTTATCATCCAAACCCGGCATCGGGCGAGGCGCATTACTTCTGTGGTTTGGCTTGTTCTTTACAAAGCAGAAAAGAAGAGGCTTACGGACTGTTCTATAAATCTACCTGGAATTTCGAGTGGCGTGCTTCGGCTTATTACCAACTGGCTACACTTGATTGTTTGAAGGCTGATTACGAAACAGCTTTGGAGCATTTGGAGGCATCGTTGGATACAAACCGTCAGAATAACAAAGCATACATTTTAAAAGCCGTGATTCTGAAAAATCAGGGAGATAAAGCAGCTGCAAAAAGTGTTCTTGCCGAGTTGTTTAAAACTGATGCGCTCGATCAATGGGCGAAATTCGAATTGGCAACATTATCTGGAGATTACACTGATTTTATAGCGTCATCAAGAAACGATGCACAGACAATTATTGACATTGCTTTTGACTATGCCGAAGCCGGTTTTTATGCTGAAGCGATTGATGTAATTGAATTGCATCATAAGAATGAAATACCGGAATGTGCAGTGCCAAATCCAATGGCAAAAGCAGTGATGACAGAGTTCGTTTTGGCCTGGTTGTATGAATTAAATGGAAATAGTGCTGTTGCCAGCGAAATTCTGAACAAAACAAAATCAGCTTCCTGCGACTATGTTTTCCCATCGCGCGTTTACGAGCAGTTGGTGCTGGAGTGGGCTTTACAGATCGACAAAGAAAATACAGTGGCTGCATTTGGTTTGGGTAACTATTATTTCAATCTAAAACGACACAAAGACGCCATTAACGTTTGGCAGCAAGCAGCTGATGCAAACAGCAATTACGGCACGTTATACCGCAATCTGGGAATTGCTTACTGGAATACTTTTGAAGATGGTGAAAAAGCCAGAGCAGCTTTCCTGAAAGCTGTTGAACTGGCACCGGAAGATATGCGTGTTCGTTACGAATTTGATCAGTTGCGTAAAAAATTGAACGATGATCCGAAAGAGCGTTTACAGGATTTACTGGCCATAAAAGAACAGATTGTTACCCGTGATGATTTTTCAGTAGAACTCGCTGCTTTGTACAATTTTAACGGCGAATACAATTATGCCATGCATTTGCTAAAAAACCGGAATTTTCATCCGTGGGAAGGTGGCGAAGGTCAGGTTTTAAGACAGTTCACTTACGCCTGTTTAAAATTAGGACAACAAGCGTTGAAAGACGGAGATGCTGAAACTGCATTGGCCTGGTTCCAGAAATCGATGGATACGCCGGATAATCTGGGTGAAAAATACCATCCGCTACAAGCTGTTGCCCACATCAATTACTGGAAAGGAATGGCATTAAAAGCACTTGGTAAAACTGAAGAGGCAAATAAACATTTCCTTGCAAGTACAAACGAAGAGGGCGATTTTATTGACATGGCAGTTAGTGCATATTCAGAATTGTCGTATTATAAAGCATTGTCGCTAAACGAATTGGGTAAAATCAAAGAGGCTCAGCAATTATTAACCGAAATCGGGAAATTTGGAGAGGCCAAGCTGAGCGAAAAAGCCCAGATTGATTATTTTGCTACATCGTTGCCACTGTTGCTGGTATTTGAAGATGACATTCAAAAGCGAAATACAATTGATGCCAAATATTTGATTGCACTGGCCCAAATTGGATTGGGAGACATGAAAAATGCAGAAGCGAATCTGAAGGACGTATTGAAGTTGAATTCGATGCATGTTGGAGCGAAAGACTTATTGGAGCAGATTTCTGCGAACGTATTAGGTTAA
- a CDS encoding sugar-binding domain-containing protein has product MKNFIYILLFFMLCSCASETTKTIDLSGKWQFRMDTLDAGIQGEWFSQDFSEHVNLPGSMVENGKGFDITLNTKWIGGIQNPEWYKDPNYAPYFDADNIRFPFWLQPLKKYTGAAWYQKTVSIPVELVGKPLFLCLERPHWQSAVWINGEEVGAQNSLGTPHVFQIDGFVKSGENKISIQIDNRTDKIDVGINSHSITDHTQSNWNGIVGDLKLQVRNDIYFSQVDVFPDVDSRSIDVKCKVVNSTLEEQEITIPLFAQLKNSDVKTAQKIYNFKVTPGNNEIEMQYSLGDDALLWDEFNPNVYQLSVQLESTSGTDVVSEDFGLRDFKADGSQFAVNGRPVFLRGTLDCAAFPKTGYPPTGPDYWRKIYKQVKAHGLNHVRFHSWCPPEAAFEVADEMGVYLQVECGSWANQSTELGSGFPVDEYVWEESKRIVKEYGNHPSFVMMTYGNEPGGAEYTAYLTKFVNYWKKEDTRRQYTSAAGWPVIDANQYHNIPGPRVQGWAEELRSIINAEAPKTDYDWLKKLPSDGKPVVSHEIGQWCVYPNFKEIEKYTGVLKAKNFELFHESLTAHHMGELADSFLMASGKLQALCYKADIEAALRTPGFAGFQLLGLYDFPGQGTALVGVLDAFWDEKGYISPEEFSAFCNTTVPLARLDKRIFMEGETMTAKIEVAHFGAAPLNSVNPAWKITENNEVVAEGVLGQRNIEIGNAISLGEVVYQFQQKNTPRKLTLSVSIGEFTNAWDIWVYPKNEEIRSDEVKVVENLNNSTIEYLQNGGKVLLSLGKGKVSPEMGGTVGVGFSSIFWNTAWTDGQKPHTLGILCNPDHPALKYFPTEYHSNWQWWDAMSHADAVQLDAFQAELKPIVRIIDDWVSNGRLALLFEAKVGEGRVIFSGADLVNNIDKRPEAGQLKKSVISYMESSEFHPTEELSLSQVQSILK; this is encoded by the coding sequence ATGAAAAATTTTATTTACATACTGCTGTTTTTTATGCTGTGCTCATGTGCTTCCGAAACTACAAAAACCATTGATTTAAGTGGCAAGTGGCAGTTTCGGATGGATACACTGGATGCAGGAATTCAAGGAGAATGGTTTTCTCAGGATTTTTCTGAACATGTAAACCTTCCCGGTTCGATGGTTGAAAACGGAAAAGGTTTTGATATTACACTCAACACAAAATGGATTGGGGGCATTCAAAATCCGGAATGGTATAAAGATCCAAATTATGCACCCTATTTCGATGCTGACAATATCCGCTTTCCTTTTTGGTTGCAGCCTTTAAAAAAGTATACAGGGGCGGCATGGTACCAGAAAACGGTTTCTATTCCTGTAGAGTTGGTTGGAAAGCCTCTTTTCCTCTGCCTCGAACGTCCGCACTGGCAATCAGCAGTTTGGATAAATGGTGAAGAAGTTGGAGCTCAAAACAGTCTTGGTACTCCGCATGTATTTCAAATTGATGGCTTTGTAAAGTCGGGCGAGAATAAAATCAGTATTCAAATTGATAACCGGACGGATAAAATTGATGTTGGTATAAACTCGCACAGCATTACCGATCATACCCAATCAAATTGGAATGGGATAGTTGGAGACTTAAAACTTCAGGTTCGTAACGACATCTATTTCAGTCAGGTTGATGTGTTTCCGGATGTGGATTCCCGAAGCATTGACGTAAAATGTAAGGTTGTTAATTCTACCTTAGAGGAACAGGAAATTACTATCCCGCTTTTTGCTCAACTGAAGAACAGTGATGTTAAGACTGCACAAAAGATATATAATTTTAAAGTTACTCCCGGCAATAATGAGATTGAAATGCAGTATTCATTGGGAGATGATGCATTGTTGTGGGATGAATTTAATCCGAATGTTTATCAGCTTTCAGTTCAGCTAGAATCAACTTCGGGAACTGATGTCGTTTCAGAAGATTTTGGGCTGCGTGATTTTAAAGCTGACGGATCGCAATTTGCGGTAAATGGAAGGCCTGTATTTTTGCGCGGAACACTCGACTGTGCTGCTTTCCCAAAAACAGGCTATCCGCCAACAGGTCCCGATTACTGGAGAAAAATCTATAAACAAGTAAAGGCGCACGGTTTAAACCATGTACGTTTTCATTCGTGGTGCCCACCTGAAGCTGCTTTTGAAGTGGCTGACGAAATGGGCGTTTACCTTCAGGTTGAGTGTGGATCATGGGCGAATCAGAGCACTGAACTCGGTAGTGGATTTCCGGTTGATGAATACGTTTGGGAAGAAAGTAAGCGCATTGTAAAAGAATATGGCAACCATCCGTCGTTTGTGATGATGACCTACGGAAATGAGCCCGGTGGAGCTGAATACACTGCCTACCTAACCAAATTTGTGAATTATTGGAAAAAGGAAGATACACGCAGACAATACACTAGTGCTGCCGGATGGCCGGTTATTGATGCTAATCAATATCATAATATTCCTGGGCCACGTGTACAAGGCTGGGCCGAAGAGCTTCGTAGTATTATAAATGCAGAAGCTCCGAAAACAGATTACGACTGGTTAAAGAAATTGCCTAGCGATGGAAAGCCTGTTGTGAGTCACGAGATTGGACAATGGTGTGTTTACCCGAATTTCAAAGAAATAGAAAAATATACAGGCGTACTAAAAGCGAAAAACTTTGAGTTATTCCACGAGAGTTTAACTGCTCATCATATGGGTGAGTTGGCGGATAGCTTTTTAATGGCATCAGGAAAACTACAGGCACTTTGTTACAAAGCAGATATTGAAGCTGCGTTGCGCACTCCCGGATTTGCAGGATTCCAGTTGCTTGGTTTATACGATTTCCCGGGTCAGGGCACTGCGCTTGTTGGTGTGCTCGACGCGTTTTGGGACGAAAAGGGCTACATCTCGCCGGAAGAGTTTAGTGCTTTCTGTAACACAACTGTTCCGCTGGCACGATTGGATAAACGTATTTTCATGGAAGGGGAAACCATGACTGCCAAAATTGAAGTGGCACACTTTGGAGCCGCCCCGTTGAATAGTGTAAATCCTGCGTGGAAGATTACTGAAAACAATGAGGTTGTGGCAGAAGGAGTGCTCGGACAACGTAACATTGAAATCGGAAATGCGATTTCATTGGGTGAAGTTGTTTACCAGTTTCAACAAAAAAATACACCTCGAAAACTGACCTTGTCCGTATCGATTGGTGAATTTACCAATGCCTGGGATATTTGGGTATATCCTAAAAACGAGGAAATTAGAAGTGATGAAGTTAAGGTGGTTGAAAACTTAAATAACAGTACTATTGAATACCTGCAAAATGGAGGAAAAGTGTTGCTAAGTCTTGGTAAGGGAAAAGTTTCACCGGAAATGGGTGGAACAGTTGGTGTAGGTTTCTCAAGTATCTTTTGGAATACGGCCTGGACCGATGGACAAAAACCTCATACACTGGGTATTTTGTGTAATCCTGATCATCCGGCATTGAAGTATTTCCCAACTGAATACCATTCAAACTGGCAGTGGTGGGATGCGATGAGTCATGCAGATGCCGTGCAGCTTGATGCGTTTCAGGCAGAACTAAAACCCATTGTCCGCATTATCGATGATTGGGTAAGCAACGGCAGGCTGGCCTTGCTTTTCGAGGCAAAAGTAGGCGAGGGACGTGTAATCTTCAGTGGTGCTGATTTAGTAAATAATATTGACAAAAGACCGGAAGCCGGTCAGCTTAAAAAGAGTGTAATCTCATATATGGAAAGCTCGGAGTTTCATCCAACGGAAGAGCTAAGTTTATCACAAGTTCAATCGATTTTAAAATAG
- a CDS encoding sugar porter family MFS transporter: MQKLNTRYIFTISMVSAMGGLLFGYDWVVIGGAKPFYEQFFHISQSPFLQGWAMSCALLGCLLGALTSGAFSDRLGRKKLLIFSAFLFTLSAIGTGASNNFTPFIIYRILGGIGIGLASNLSPMYIAEVSPAAMRGKFVSLNQLTIVIGILGAQIANWQIAQPVPEGATAADILASWNGQMAWRWMFWAETLPAGAFFLLMFIVPESPRWLAKNGNENKVLSILSKIGGEEYAKKEYKSIHENLVHDEGRVNLKFLNSPGMRKILLIGIVIAAFQQWCGINVIFNYAQEVFAAAGYGVSDTLFNIVVTGSVNLVFTFVAIYTVDKLGRRALMIIGSAGLAGIYALMGAGYYFHVTGWPLLLLVVLGIACYAMSLAPVTWVVLSEIFPNRIRGAAMSFATASLWIASFLLTYTFPLLNSAFGASGTFWLYGIICAAGLLFIYKRLPETKGKSLEEIEEEILG; encoded by the coding sequence ATGCAAAAATTAAACACAAGGTACATATTCACGATCTCAATGGTTTCGGCCATGGGAGGTCTACTTTTCGGATATGATTGGGTAGTTATTGGCGGGGCCAAACCGTTTTACGAGCAGTTTTTCCACATCAGCCAAAGTCCTTTTTTACAGGGCTGGGCAATGAGTTGCGCACTGCTTGGATGTTTACTCGGGGCGCTAACTTCAGGTGCTTTTAGTGACCGGTTAGGACGAAAAAAATTACTTATATTTTCGGCTTTTCTGTTTACGCTCTCCGCAATAGGTACCGGGGCATCAAACAATTTTACTCCGTTTATTATTTACCGCATCTTGGGTGGAATCGGCATCGGTCTGGCTTCCAATTTGTCGCCTATGTACATTGCCGAAGTATCGCCGGCAGCAATGCGCGGAAAGTTTGTTTCACTGAACCAATTAACCATTGTAATCGGAATTTTGGGAGCACAGATTGCCAACTGGCAAATTGCTCAACCTGTTCCCGAAGGCGCAACAGCTGCAGATATTCTCGCTTCGTGGAATGGTCAAATGGCCTGGCGCTGGATGTTCTGGGCCGAGACTTTACCGGCTGGAGCATTTTTCCTCCTCATGTTTATTGTGCCTGAAAGTCCGAGATGGCTGGCTAAAAACGGCAATGAAAATAAAGTACTGAGTATTCTCTCGAAAATTGGTGGCGAGGAGTACGCCAAAAAGGAATATAAAAGTATCCACGAAAATCTTGTACACGACGAAGGACGGGTGAATTTGAAATTCCTGAATTCGCCGGGAATGCGTAAAATTTTACTAATAGGTATTGTAATTGCAGCTTTTCAACAGTGGTGCGGCATCAACGTTATCTTCAATTATGCGCAAGAGGTTTTTGCAGCTGCCGGTTATGGTGTTTCCGATACGCTGTTCAATATTGTAGTTACCGGAAGTGTAAACCTTGTATTTACCTTCGTGGCCATTTATACGGTTGACAAATTGGGACGTCGGGCTTTGATGATTATTGGTTCAGCCGGACTGGCCGGAATTTACGCGTTAATGGGCGCCGGATATTATTTCCATGTTACCGGCTGGCCATTACTGCTGTTGGTAGTTTTAGGAATTGCATGTTACGCCATGTCGTTGGCACCGGTTACCTGGGTAGTACTTTCCGAGATCTTCCCGAACCGTATTCGTGGTGCTGCCATGTCGTTCGCAACCGCATCGTTGTGGATTGCCAGTTTCCTTTTAACCTACACATTCCCATTGCTAAATTCAGCATTTGGCGCCTCAGGTACATTCTGGTTATACGGAATTATCTGTGCTGCAGGACTGCTGTTCATATACAAACGATTGCCTGAAACAAAAGGTAAATCACTGGAAGAAATTGAAGAGGAAATATTGGGCTAA